ACGGTGAGTGACTGTTTTGCTATGAAAGACTAGTGCTAGAGCCCTACATTCACAAAAACTGACACAAGCCACCAAGGTTACTATGACGGTGCTACCGAGCTCTATGAGTATGGTTGGAGTACGCGATACTTTTTCTACGCGTAAAATTCAAAGCTGATAGCTGCCAGGCGAGtctttccacttctgcCGTTTCTACAAGGGTGAAGCGTTTCTCCAGGCTGTACGTTATTCCTTtcgaaaaagaaaacaaaatgCTACATCTAACGCTATATACAGCTTGCCCGTCACGAGCACTACCTTGCTTCTATGATGCAGTTGAAGCCCGGTATGCGTGTCCTTGATGTTGGATGTGGTGTTGGTGGCCCTGCTCGTGAAATTGCCCGTTTCTCTGATGCCAATATCGTTGGTATCAATAACAACGACTTCCAAATCGGTAGGGCTACTGCCAAGTCAAAGAAGGCCGGTCTCAGCGACAAGGTTTCCTTCGTCAAAGGAGACTTTATGAAGCTCAGTGAACAGTTTGGAGAGAATTCTTTTGATGCTAGTATGCCGCCCTTTTgctcccttttctttcaatGGCACTAAGAAACCACAGTCTACGCTATTGAGGCTACCTGCCACGCTCCTGATTTTGAGGGCATCTACGGGGAAATCTTCAAGTGCTTGAAGCCTGGTGGTGTGGTATGTCATAAATGTCATCATCTACGCTCTTTTGGGTACTAATAGATTACTCAGTTTGGTGTGTATGAATGGTGTATGACTGACGCTTGGGACCCCTCCAACCCCGAGCACAAGGAAATTGCCCATGGAATCGAGGTGCGTTTTGCCATCCATAGTGGGGGCGCCATTACTGACTGCGTCTACAGATTGGAGATGGTATTCCCGAGATGCGAAACTTGACCGCCGCTCGCAACGCTCTTAAAACTGTTGGTTTCGAGATCGAGCACGAAGAGGATCTGGCCGATCGTAAGTTATTCTCAGATGAAACTTAGCGCTttgctcatcttcaataaCTAGGAGATGATGCTGTGCCGTGGTACTACCCCCTTGAAGGTGACATCTGGAAGGCTCAGACCACCTGGGATAGTAAGTTCCGGtcttgttgaagaaaggaCTCCTATTCATAGCCACTCTAGTGTTCACCTGCTGGAGAACCAGCAAGATGGGCTACACAATCACTCAGAACGCCGTGTGGTTCCTTGAAAAGTTTGGTCTCGTGCCCAAGGGTACTTATAGCGTTGGCGAGAGTTTGATCGTCGCCGCCAAGGCCCTCGTCGCCGGTGGCAAGACCAAGTTGTTCACGTGAGTGCTTTCCACTTCATTCATACTATCCAATCTGATCCATTTCGTAGTCCTATGGCTTTATGGATTGCTCGAAAGCCTGCTAACTAGAATGTCGATTGATCACCTTGAATAGAGAGCTATCCTTTTACGCTTTTTCCTGCGCGTTTTTTGGGACAGTTGATTCATTCATTTATACCCTGGGCCTTCTTGCATGCATATTTGGGCTTTGTGTTGCGTTACTCTCGATGATTGAAATCAAACTGATAGTACATCATATGGTGCAGAACCACTGTATAAACCCTTGTGAACCACTGTAAAAGCCAAGGAAGCGAGATTGAACTCCTGCTATTATTCCCTGCCAGCCCTCCGcttctcctttgctttttctctaAAAGGCAAATCGATTGATTAGCACAAACCAAAAGCAACATGCAAAGTTTGGGCTTGAAAAGAAACTTACCTTTCCATggccttttcttcggcTCGCTCCACTGTAATACTGCCCTCTGCCTTGCGCATCCTGGCGTTGTAgtccttgtccttttcgCTTTGTTCCCTCGCCTTTTCGCCGGCCAAGAATCGATTGTCCTTTCTGAGCTCGCGCATGGcaccctttctctctttcttgtAAAGAGCTTTGAGCTTGGCCGAAGCATTGCGCTCGGTATCAGGATCATAGTGCTTGCCAGGCGCAAAGTTCTCCTCGAATCGAGGGGCATAGGACGCGATAGGAATAGGTTTGTGTGATTGAAGAGTAAGAGGGCGACGAGTACTGAGAGTGTTGCTGAGACGCTTGGACAGAGCGGTCAGAGTAGAAGTTAATACCGTGTTGAGCTCGCTGGATAACTTTTTAGTCTTTGACTGTTCTAGAACCTGTTTTACAGGACTCATCATCTCGACGAAAGCCTCTGAGTCGAGATACAAACCAGCAAACTTGTCAACCAGCTTGCAAGCAACGACAAGCAGTCCGTCCTTGAGTTGTTCCGCCTCTTCGCCGTCTTGGTCTTCGATGGCATTAACAGCAGACCCGAGATCCACTGGTCGAGAAGGAACGACGGATGAGGGAAGGTTTAAGTACAGAGATGTAGAAGGTGCCTTTAAATCAGGGTATGTCTTGTTGATTTCTGCACCCTTGcggcgaggaaggagaatgaggattGACGAAGCCACAAAGTTGACTGCCTCTGGCAAAATCCGCTTTGAAAGTGATTCGTACTTATATACCGTCAGTATATCGTTGATAGAGCAAAATGGTCATAACTCACTTGAGCTAAAAGAGAACATAGGAACAAACCAGATGCCAGATCACGCAGTGACCGAACGCGACTTTGAGACAAATATTGCCCCATCAGCAGGACCGCGGGCACGACCACTGGATGTGAATAGTCACTGGTTGACCAGAACAAGCCGACCAGCCTCAGCAACGCCAGTTCAGGCGCACCAGGAAACGTTTTGGAATCGGGTTTGGTGGCACCTCGAGTCAATCCACGAGAAAGATTCTTTTGCATGAGCTTGATTTTTTCGACAAAATGCGCAGCGGCAGTAACGGGGTTCAACTTGACGAGGGCTGTGAGATGCGGAACAAGTGTTTGGATGAGAGaaaatggaggagaaggacgggaggaaagaatgagGACGTAATCGATGAGCACACCAAGGAATTCCTGTTTCAACGGTAGTCAGTGAGAGGACGTGACAGCAGTACATGTCAAAACGGACCTGAAGTTTTTCCTTGTTGCCTTGAGCCAGACTGGGGTGATGCAACGCTCTGATACGCTGAACGACAGTAGGTAACGCACTGTCCTCCAAAGGATCAACTATTTCTTCGAATTCTTCGATATTCGCAGGGCAAGGAAATGTGTAAGGGAtttccttgaccttttctGTCCTCTCagtcttctttcctttaGTTCTCTTGACAACAGGCTCgacttcctcgtcctcagACATCGACAcctcttcactttcatcCAAGTCTTCCATAGCAGACTCAACATcactctcgtcttcttcttccgcgtcttcatcaaaactttcttcttcttcttccgtaccagcctcctcatcttcctcgtcatcagaCCCAGTTTCGCTTCCAGAGAGGACCATAGTTTCGATTTGTTCCCTTGTCAACCCCGGACCCAACAAagcctcatcttctacgTAATCGtcctccaaatcatccGCATCAGGTTTTTTGTTGTCCGCCtttcgcttcttccttgacccttcttcttcttcgccatccGAGACACTTTCGCCCCTCATTCGACGCAATCGCTTAGCCTCTGCCTTTTCAAgattttccttttcttcaagagcaagctcttcttccgtcttGGTCCTGTTTTTGGGCTTGGCTCGTGCGTCGAATGCAAGAGAGCGAACGATCTGGTCAtattctccatctccaataACTTCCCCTCCTGGCAGGGGCACGGGGTCAGGGTGAGGCTTCGATGTGGTAGGGAATACGGTAGCAGCAGGGGTAATTGGAGCATTTTCAGCGAGAAGCATCTGCAAGTCTGCGATATCGTCGTCGAGTTCTTCACGAAGCTCGGCATCCATCTCTCGCTGCTGTTGGCGCTCATACTTGTGCTCCTTGGATTTCGCAATGATCTCGGACATGACTTCCTGCTTGgattttttcttctcggGCTAAAATTGTATCAATCAGTCACCATGTGTAAAGTACAAAGGCAAGCACTTACCAGGTCTTCCTCCGTAGCGTCTTCAAACCCGCCAAAATGAACCCTGCTGACGACACGTTTATCGATTCTCCCAGCTctattctcttcctcatcctcatcttcgtcagcCAGACCTTGAGCGACAAAATCGTCACCAGGGAGATCCATTACACTCCTTCCACCGTGCGTTAAACCACCTAGGGCAAATCCATCGTCCAGTTCGCCAAAaggctcatcttcatcttccaggTTGAAcattccttttttgccttGGCCACGTTGACGCTCCCGCGTGTATCGCTCGAGCATACGGTCTTCGATGGACATGGAGGGGTCATTTTCACCGAATCGCCTGTCTCTAAATGTTCCGCGGTGGTCGCGAAGCTGATGCTCAGGTAAAAGTGTCTTCTTTCGCTGCAGACCAACGCTGTCAGAGATAATGGAAGGCGAATTGACAGGAATCACACACTTGTTCTAATCCGGCCTGCTTGCTTGCGCTAGGCCTACCTACAACACCCTTGAGATTTCTCCCTCCGACATCGTGCTTTACTCGtgtctctctctcatcgAATTTGTTGAGATTTTTCCTGATCTCCTCAAGTTTTTCGAGTTTCTTTGCTCTGTCAGTCTCGCGAGCACCGCCCTTCTTGTATgcttttttgtcttttttggAATGTGTCTTCCTCGACAGACCTGCCGTATTGAGAGCCGCCTTTAGCTGTGCGAGCTGTGAGGGTGCCATGGTGCGtggtgggaggagagaagtgGCGGCAATAGATATTTAGCAAGATTTTGTTTGGCATGGGCGGAGATGGGGGAAATGTCCGAGTGGAGGGAATAGGTGGAGGATGGCTGTCGGTGTCCGTATCACTGTGCGTAACGTTGTGCTACTGGCTGTACTATTTACTGCCTTGTAACTTGATCCCCTGCCACAGCCACTAGCATACTCTCGCTGCCCCATGCAGCCCGGGCCCTCCAAAGACAGGGATTACTCCTTTGCGAGGCTGTGCCATCTTACTCCGCACCTCGCCCTCAAAATGTCAGCTCCTTTGCCTCCGCGCCGTGCCACCGCTCACCCCCCGCAGCACTTCGCTCCAAGGCAGCCTGCCCAAacatcccttctcccgcACACTCCACAACCCCGATCTAGCGCACCAAGGTATACAGCAGCAGTACGTGTTCCCAGCTCCCGTCCAGACAATTCTCACCCTCCGCAGAACCGCTTCCGATCTCTACGTTACCTGCCAGCTATGGGCTGACGGTAAACAGTACTCGCTCCTGTTTAGAACGCCACACAAAGATTT
This DNA window, taken from Cryptococcus deuterogattii R265 chromosome 3, complete sequence, encodes the following:
- a CDS encoding sterol 24-C-methyltransferase is translated as MPAETRSADRVSNYNKFWEKKSANDNDTHRANRLDQYTEVVNGYYDGATELYEYGWSESFHFCRFYKGEAFLQALARHEHYLASMMQLKPGMRVLDVGCGVGGPAREIARFSDANIVGINNNDFQIGRATAKSKKAGLSDKVSFVKGDFMKLSEQFGENSFDAIYAIEATCHAPDFEGIYGEIFKCLKPGGVFGVYEWCMTDAWDPSNPEHKEIAHGIEIGDGIPEMRNLTAARNALKTVGFEIEHEEDLADRDDAVPWYYPLEGDIWKAQTTWDMFTCWRTSKMGYTITQNAVWFLEKFGLVPKGTYSVGESLIVAAKALVAGGKTKLFTPMALWIARKPAN
- a CDS encoding nucleolar protein 14: MAPSQLAQLKAALNTAGLSRKTHSKKDKKAYKKGGARETDRAKKLEKLEEIRKNLNKFDERETRVKHDVGGRNLKGVVGRPSASKQAGLEQRKKTLLPEHQLRDHRGTFRDRRFGENDPSMSIEDRMLERYTRERQRGQGKKGMFNLEDEDEPFGELDDGFALGGLTHGGRSVMDLPGDDFVAQGLADEDEDEEENRAGRIDKRVVSRVHFGGFEDATEEDLPEKKKSKQEVMSEIIAKSKEHKYERQQQREMDAELREELDDDIADLQMLLAENAPITPAATVFPTTSKPHPDPVPLPGGEVIGDGEYDQIVRSLAFDARAKPKNRTKTEEELALEEKENLEKAEAKRLRRMRGESVSDGEEEEGSRKKRKADNKKPDADDLEDDYVEDEALLGPGLTREQIETMVLSGSETGSDDEEDEEAGTEEEEESFDEDAEEEDESDVESAMEDLDESEEVSMSEDEEVEPVVKRTKGKKTERTEKVKEIPYTFPCPANIEEFEEIVDPLEDSALPTVVQRIRALHHPSLAQGNKEKLQEFLGVLIDYVLILSSRPSPPFSLIQTLVPHLTALVKLNPVTAAAHFVEKIKLMQKNLSRGLTRGATKPDSKTFPGAPELALLRLVGLFWSTSDYSHPVVVPAVLLMGQYLSQSRVRSLRDLASGLFLCSLLAQYESLSKRILPEAVNFVASSILILLPRRKGAEINKTYPDLKAPSTSLYLNLPSSVVPSRPVDLGSAVNAIEDQDGEEAEQLKDGLLVVACKLVDKFAGLYLDSEAFVEMMSPVKQVLEQSKTKKLSSELNTVLTSTLTALSKRLSNTLSTRRPLTLQSHKPIPIASYAPRFEENFAPGKHYDPDTERNASAKLKALYKKERKGAMRELRKDNRFLAGEKAREQSEKDKDYNARMRKAEGSITVERAEEKAMEREKAKEKRRAGRE